A portion of the Halobacterium hubeiense genome contains these proteins:
- a CDS encoding MarR family transcriptional regulator, with protein sequence MLRRIELEVLATVDRGDTISELATKLNHSKSYLSRAVGDLVEKGLVYTERDGRRKRVVPSDARAVELYRDLVRQHSHIEFPELLTGKALEVLYYFNQPRTVSEIADRSDNYRNTVNRVLKRFRDRGLVGTADGHYEFNADFDRLHEFSRELAHHLHRQRLESVAPKGTILWEDYDEFLAQAETEVDAEAFHQTGLGRFAAFDLQFLLTGHRYYFYSEDLDAVSPAELCCHTLLIDNGSRHRSYCLLLLSHVDVDEEDLREQAVKYDLEDEIDALLRYLETYGEVDDEQLPAWDEFQELAADYEVPLPQ encoded by the coding sequence GTGCTCCGGCGCATCGAACTCGAGGTCCTCGCCACGGTCGACCGCGGCGACACGATCTCCGAACTCGCGACGAAGCTCAACCACAGCAAGAGTTACCTCTCTCGTGCCGTCGGCGACCTCGTCGAGAAGGGGCTCGTCTACACGGAACGCGATGGCCGGCGAAAACGAGTCGTCCCGTCGGATGCTCGCGCCGTCGAACTCTATCGGGACCTCGTCCGCCAGCACTCCCACATCGAGTTCCCCGAGCTGCTGACTGGGAAGGCACTCGAGGTGCTGTACTACTTCAACCAGCCGCGAACCGTCTCCGAGATCGCCGACCGAAGCGACAACTACCGCAACACGGTCAACCGCGTCCTCAAGCGCTTTCGTGACCGTGGTCTCGTCGGGACGGCCGACGGCCACTACGAGTTCAACGCCGACTTCGACCGCCTCCACGAGTTTTCCCGTGAACTCGCACACCATCTACATCGTCAACGCCTCGAATCCGTTGCCCCGAAGGGCACGATTCTCTGGGAGGACTACGACGAATTCCTCGCCCAGGCCGAGACGGAGGTCGACGCGGAGGCGTTCCACCAAACCGGCCTCGGTCGGTTCGCGGCCTTCGACCTCCAGTTCCTGCTCACCGGCCATCGCTACTACTTCTACTCCGAGGATCTCGACGCAGTCTCGCCGGCGGAACTTTGCTGTCACACCCTGCTCATCGACAACGGCAGCCGTCACCGCTCGTACTGCCTCCTCCTGCTCAGCCACGTCGACGTCGACGAGGAGGACCTCCGAGAGCAGGCGGTGAAGTACGACCTCGAAGACGAAATCGACGCCTTGCTGCGCTACCTCGAGACGTACGGCGAGGTTGATGACGAGCAGCTCCCGGCGTGGGACGAGTTCCAGGAGCTGGCGGCTGACTACGAGGTGCCACTACCACAGTAA
- a CDS encoding orc1/cdc6 family replication initiation protein, whose protein sequence is MPNNDSTQTTVDEILNVDEGDSENVSDIFEKPWLLEIDNVPDANRIVGRDDHITFLAKNLRKMRTNSVPDNVLEWGETGTGKTLVARHVCERLEAATAGTDSPIVTAYINPDPISTYTSTFRKIAEQVNAKAENPLDVPYQGLSAEHYRDQKLWPVVQREFSGGLVVIIDEIDKHGEVNEVLYTLSRTQSKDDVDFPVVTIGISNDIEFKGEIESRVQSTLQPEHRTFTPYEEDQLIAILENRRDAFYDGVLDDEVIPTTAELAAEEHGDARRAVRLFRNAGEIADEEGDEIVTANHVLEADELVEVELFMEMVKGTPLSGKLLLFALTRLDRNNPEKEWFRTSEIHEVYQTVARDVEVEPKGYNRALELLNKHVTTGVLESKKKEGGDQGKFRSYSLQGDVESTRTGLINSTPELQTLMGW, encoded by the coding sequence ATGCCAAACAACGATTCCACGCAAACAACCGTCGACGAGATATTAAATGTCGACGAGGGAGATAGCGAAAACGTATCGGATATATTTGAGAAGCCATGGTTACTCGAGATCGATAACGTCCCTGACGCCAATCGAATCGTCGGACGAGATGACCATATCACGTTCTTGGCCAAGAATCTCCGGAAGATGCGGACAAACAGCGTCCCGGATAACGTCCTGGAGTGGGGCGAAACCGGGACGGGGAAGACACTAGTTGCAAGACACGTCTGTGAGCGGCTCGAAGCAGCAACTGCAGGAACGGACTCCCCGATCGTTACTGCCTACATTAACCCGGACCCCATCTCTACGTATACCTCCACCTTCCGAAAGATCGCAGAGCAGGTGAACGCGAAAGCAGAGAACCCGCTCGATGTCCCCTATCAGGGCCTCTCAGCTGAGCATTATCGCGACCAGAAATTGTGGCCCGTTGTTCAGAGGGAGTTCTCTGGCGGTCTTGTCGTCATCATCGATGAAATCGACAAGCACGGAGAAGTCAATGAGGTTCTCTACACGCTATCACGGACACAATCAAAAGACGACGTTGACTTCCCAGTCGTTACAATCGGAATTTCGAACGACATCGAATTCAAAGGAGAAATCGAGTCACGGGTTCAATCGACTCTCCAGCCAGAACACCGAACGTTCACGCCGTACGAAGAAGACCAGCTCATTGCAATCCTCGAAAATCGGCGGGACGCATTTTACGACGGTGTCCTCGATGACGAGGTGATTCCAACCACAGCTGAACTCGCAGCTGAAGAACACGGTGACGCTCGACGCGCAGTCCGATTGTTCCGGAATGCGGGCGAGATCGCTGACGAAGAAGGCGACGAGATCGTAACCGCGAATCACGTTCTCGAAGCTGACGAACTCGTCGAAGTTGAGCTCTTTATGGAGATGGTGAAAGGGACTCCGTTGTCCGGGAAATTACTCCTGTTTGCTCTCACACGTCTTGACCGAAATAACCCGGAGAAAGAATGGTTCCGGACGTCAGAGATTCACGAGGTTTACCAAACAGTAGCACGGGACGTCGAAGTAGAGCCCAAGGGGTACAATCGTGCGCTTGAGCTTCTGAACAAGCACGTGACGACAGGAGTTCTCGAATCAAAAAAGAAGGAAGGCGGAGATCAGGGGAAGTTCAGGTCGTATTCGCTCCAAGGAGACGTCGAGAGTACACGAACTGGACTGATCAACTCGACGCCGGAACTCCAGACGTTGATGGGATGGTGA
- a CDS encoding RNA-guided endonuclease InsQ/TnpB family protein → MEAHRTVPVKLDVTKEQADLLHETIDEFRWAANYVVDAAWDGEWAETRKSVLHDLTYDELREQTRLHSNHVQSARDRAVDALESVVAKWSKGEYASLPTFTSPFVEYNQRNATFHDDHASLSTVEGRVTVKYVIPELNRETPFSEYLQSNKWETTGATLHYRRGDFYLHVRTKADVDDPVPAENGTVLGVDLGVENIAVTSTGVFWSADELNHWRQEYVQRRKSLQECGSRWAHENVQAVGRKETGRFEQYLHRVANELVDEAAENGCTVIAFENLTDIRHRMPDARRFHEWAFRRLYDYVSYKTEVRGIQVEQVNPKNTSRRCSSCGFTHGDNRPAQDTFCCQSCGYENHADYNAAKNIGYRLLRNQTGGEGGAPVGVRLNTGMVNANGVKPLPNSARAGVHGEHHGP, encoded by the coding sequence ATGGAGGCCCACCGCACTGTTCCGGTCAAACTCGATGTGACCAAAGAGCAGGCGGACCTGCTTCACGAGACCATCGACGAGTTTCGGTGGGCCGCCAACTATGTCGTAGATGCTGCGTGGGACGGCGAATGGGCCGAGACCCGCAAGTCAGTCCTGCACGACCTGACTTACGACGAACTACGCGAGCAGACACGGCTTCACAGCAATCACGTTCAGTCGGCTCGCGACCGTGCCGTTGACGCACTCGAAAGTGTGGTCGCGAAGTGGTCGAAGGGTGAGTACGCTTCGTTGCCCACGTTCACCTCGCCGTTCGTGGAATATAACCAGCGAAACGCCACATTCCACGACGACCACGCCTCGTTATCTACCGTCGAGGGACGCGTCACTGTCAAGTACGTCATTCCCGAGCTAAACCGTGAAACGCCCTTCTCCGAATATCTGCAGAGCAACAAGTGGGAGACTACTGGTGCGACACTCCATTATCGCCGTGGCGATTTCTACCTCCACGTCCGAACAAAGGCGGATGTGGACGACCCCGTTCCAGCCGAGAACGGAACGGTTCTTGGTGTGGACCTCGGGGTCGAGAACATCGCCGTTACTTCGACTGGCGTGTTCTGGTCTGCCGACGAACTCAACCACTGGCGACAGGAGTACGTTCAGCGCCGCAAATCGCTCCAAGAGTGTGGCTCGCGGTGGGCCCACGAGAACGTCCAAGCGGTCGGCCGCAAGGAGACGGGGCGCTTTGAGCAGTATCTTCACCGTGTCGCGAACGAACTCGTAGACGAGGCAGCTGAAAATGGCTGCACAGTGATCGCCTTCGAGAACTTGACGGATATCCGCCATCGGATGCCCGATGCCCGTAGGTTCCACGAGTGGGCGTTCCGCCGTCTGTACGACTACGTCTCGTACAAGACCGAGGTACGCGGAATCCAGGTTGAGCAAGTGAACCCGAAGAACACGTCGAGACGGTGTTCATCTTGTGGGTTCACACACGGGGACAACCGCCCGGCACAGGACACATTCTGCTGTCAGTCCTGTGGATACGAGAACCACGCGGACTACAACGCAGCGAAGAACATTGGCTATCGACTCCTTCGCAACCAAACTGGCGGCGAAGGAGGCGCACCCGTAGGCGTGCGCCTGAACACCGGGATGGTGAACGCGAACGGGGTCAAACCCCTGCCGAATTCGGCCAGAGCGGGAGTCCACGGTGAACACCACGGTCCCTAG